The following proteins are encoded in a genomic region of Gimesia algae:
- a CDS encoding 3-hydroxyacyl-ACP dehydratase FabZ family protein, with amino-acid sequence MNLDDIKACIPHREPFLWLDEVVALEANSIHARKFVAPEIDIFQGHYPDHPVLPGVILCEAAMQAAAVFIAKTDAPEAGKVPVATRLNNTKFRRMVKPGETIDIQVTLTEKLGGAYFFTGKISVGKETAVRLEFAVTAADG; translated from the coding sequence GTGAATCTGGATGATATCAAAGCCTGTATTCCTCACCGCGAACCATTCTTGTGGCTCGATGAAGTCGTCGCGCTCGAAGCAAACAGCATCCATGCCCGCAAGTTTGTCGCGCCTGAAATCGATATCTTCCAGGGACACTATCCCGATCATCCGGTTCTGCCGGGGGTGATTTTGTGTGAAGCTGCGATGCAGGCCGCTGCCGTCTTCATTGCGAAAACGGATGCACCTGAAGCGGGTAAAGTGCCTGTCGCGACCCGCTTGAACAACACCAAGTTCCGCCGCATGGTCAAGCCGGGAGAAACGATCGACATCCAGGTGACGCTGACCGAAAAGCTCGGCGGCGCTTACTTCTTCACCGGGAAAATCTCGGTGGGAAAAGAAACCGCAGTCCGGCTCGAATTCGCTGTTACCGCCGCCGATGGTTGA
- a CDS encoding sigma-70 family RNA polymerase sigma factor, protein MNQIPHEQFVSLLARHHSLIRGFIGTLLPHQNDADDVFQQTCLVLWRKWDSFDETQSFSSWACGIAFYEVKNFQRVQSRDRHYFSDEILSLIAAQQSTALPEAEHRQRILQHCIQKLDAESRKLIQDCYHGDLSIKEVAEQTGRSCDALYKKLSRLRLRIMDCMQQTHHSAEMGS, encoded by the coding sequence ATGAATCAGATCCCACATGAACAATTTGTTTCCCTGCTGGCTCGGCATCACAGCCTGATTCGAGGCTTTATTGGAACCTTACTGCCTCATCAAAATGATGCGGACGATGTGTTTCAGCAAACCTGCCTGGTACTGTGGAGAAAATGGGATTCATTCGACGAAACACAGAGTTTTTCCTCCTGGGCCTGCGGGATCGCCTTTTATGAAGTGAAAAACTTTCAACGGGTCCAGAGCCGGGATCGTCACTATTTTTCTGACGAAATCCTCTCGCTCATCGCAGCACAACAGTCAACGGCATTGCCCGAAGCTGAACACAGACAACGAATTTTGCAGCACTGTATTCAGAAACTGGATGCTGAAAGCCGCAAACTCATCCAAGACTGCTATCACGGCGACCTCAGCATTAAAGAAGTAGCAGAACAGACGGGACGTTCCTGTGATGCACTCTATAAAAAACTCTCGCGTTTACGCTTAAGGATCATGGACTGCATGCAACAGACACACCACTCCGCGGAGATGGGATCATGA
- a CDS encoding beta-ketoacyl-[acyl-carrier-protein] synthase family protein, whose product MDDQSRIVITGIGLTAPNGNNLDEFRQSLLAGRSGVVDYNIRYMGDVLAGVCNFDELRYQKRKEVRRGTRAGSIAVYCANEAVNQSGLDWENVARDRVGVYLGITEHGNVETENEVYEISQFDYDTKVWSHHHNPRTVANNPAGEVTLNLKITGPHLTLGAACAAGNAGFIQGVQMLRLNEVDMALCGGVSESIHTFGIFASFQSQGALAVHEDPTKACRPFDVKRNGIVVAEGGAVCMLERLPDALARGATIYGEIIGYAMNSDASDFVLPNATRQAECIHLALKRAGLKPEDIDIVSSHATATHQGDIEEAKALASVFGDCPNLAINNTKSFIGHAMGAAGALEMLGNLPAFEDGIAHATLNLDELDPECKLPQLVHNTPRQMEGVECILNNSFGMLGINSVLIVKKYSA is encoded by the coding sequence ATGGATGATCAAAGCAGAATTGTCATTACAGGGATCGGTTTAACCGCTCCGAATGGCAATAATCTGGATGAATTTCGTCAGAGTCTACTGGCAGGTCGTTCGGGAGTTGTGGACTACAACATCCGCTATATGGGAGATGTACTCGCCGGCGTCTGTAATTTTGATGAATTACGCTACCAGAAACGAAAAGAAGTCCGCCGCGGAACGCGTGCCGGCTCTATTGCTGTGTACTGTGCGAATGAAGCAGTCAATCAGTCTGGTCTGGACTGGGAAAATGTAGCCCGTGACCGGGTCGGCGTTTATCTGGGAATTACCGAACATGGGAATGTTGAGACTGAAAATGAAGTCTACGAAATTTCTCAGTTCGATTATGATACCAAAGTCTGGTCGCATCATCACAACCCGCGGACCGTCGCAAATAATCCAGCCGGTGAAGTGACTCTCAATCTGAAGATAACCGGTCCGCATCTGACGTTGGGTGCTGCCTGTGCTGCAGGGAATGCCGGATTCATCCAAGGCGTACAGATGCTGCGGTTGAATGAGGTCGATATGGCCTTATGTGGCGGGGTTTCTGAGAGTATTCACACATTTGGGATTTTCGCCAGCTTCCAGAGCCAGGGAGCTCTGGCTGTCCATGAGGATCCCACCAAAGCCTGTCGCCCCTTTGATGTCAAGCGGAACGGGATCGTTGTTGCAGAAGGCGGCGCCGTCTGTATGTTAGAGCGTCTGCCTGATGCATTGGCCCGCGGCGCCACAATTTACGGCGAAATTATCGGTTACGCGATGAATTCCGATGCCAGTGATTTTGTGCTCCCCAATGCCACTCGACAGGCAGAGTGCATTCATCTGGCACTCAAACGGGCTGGTTTAAAGCCTGAAGATATTGATATTGTCAGCAGCCACGCCACGGCAACGCACCAGGGAGATATCGAAGAAGCTAAGGCGCTTGCCAGTGTATTTGGCGATTGTCCCAATCTGGCAATCAACAATACCAAGAGTTTTATCGGACATGCGATGGGAGCTGCCGGCGCGCTGGAAATGTTGGGAAATCTACCCGCATTCGAAGACGGGATTGCCCATGCCACACTGAATCTGGATGAACTGGATCCGGAATGCAAATTGCCTCAACTGGTTCACAATACACCACGCCAGATGGAAGGTGTGGAATGTATTTTGAATAACTCGTTCGGAATGCTGGGAATCAATTCGGTTCTGATCGTTAAAAAATATTCTGCCTGA
- a CDS encoding acyl carrier protein, which yields MAPEQIRSVILDILSRIAPDEDLSDLDDSVPFREQMELDSMDFLDIVMELRKLYRVQIPEEDYGELVTMDSTVTYLTPLLKDAESTV from the coding sequence ATGGCGCCGGAACAAATCAGATCGGTAATCTTGGATATCTTGTCTCGTATTGCTCCCGATGAAGATCTATCGGATCTGGACGATAGCGTTCCTTTCCGGGAACAGATGGAACTGGACAGTATGGATTTTCTGGATATCGTCATGGAGTTACGCAAACTCTATCGTGTACAGATTCCCGAAGAAGACTATGGTGAACTGGTAACAATGGACAGCACTGTCACCTACCTGACACCACTCTTGAAGGATGCGGAAAGCACCGTCTGA
- a CDS encoding efflux RND transporter periplasmic adaptor subunit — MQLSPLSAISLMLLTLSLPACSKLEGHSAVEHHEEHPQHKIVVTSPMAKDVISTQQYVCQIHSYRHIEIRALENGYLEEIPVKEGQLVKQGSTMFTILPTLYQAKLNAEKAEVQLAQIEYDNTERLYRQNVVAKPEVALAKAKLAKVTANMQLTQAELDFATIKAPFEGIIDKQHHQQGSLISEGDILTTLSDNSVMWVYFNVPEARYLEYKADPNRDDIKVELQLADGSRFPQVGKIGAIEADFNNETGNISFRADFPNPNGLLRHGQTGNILLSRVIKDAIVIPQRATYEILAKKYAYVVGKDDLKEHMAKAENHTANHEAKGHAEHGEKHAAKNAEKHEVKHAEKHPGKHEGEHAGEHGIVHQREIVILKEQDDIFLVKEGLDVNDKIILEGIQQVRDGEQVKYEYLAPEKALAVENLKFAAE; from the coding sequence ATGCAACTCTCACCGCTCTCGGCTATCAGTCTGATGCTCCTCACTCTTTCTCTACCCGCCTGTTCCAAACTGGAAGGGCATAGCGCTGTAGAGCATCATGAAGAGCATCCACAACACAAAATTGTTGTCACCAGTCCAATGGCTAAGGATGTGATCAGCACCCAGCAATATGTCTGCCAGATCCATTCGTACCGTCATATTGAAATTCGAGCTCTGGAGAACGGGTATCTTGAGGAGATCCCGGTTAAGGAAGGGCAGCTGGTGAAGCAGGGGAGTACGATGTTTACAATCTTGCCCACACTTTATCAGGCAAAGCTAAATGCCGAAAAAGCCGAAGTTCAGCTCGCTCAAATCGAATACGATAACACGGAAAGGTTGTATCGGCAGAATGTGGTAGCAAAACCGGAGGTCGCTCTTGCTAAGGCTAAACTGGCAAAGGTGACGGCCAATATGCAGCTGACACAGGCCGAGCTGGACTTTGCGACGATCAAGGCCCCATTCGAAGGCATTATCGATAAACAGCATCATCAGCAGGGTAGCTTGATCTCAGAAGGTGATATTCTTACGACATTGTCTGACAACAGCGTCATGTGGGTTTACTTCAACGTACCTGAAGCACGTTATCTCGAGTATAAAGCTGACCCAAACCGGGATGATATTAAAGTAGAACTCCAGTTAGCAGATGGCTCCCGATTCCCTCAGGTTGGCAAAATTGGTGCGATAGAGGCCGATTTTAATAACGAGACCGGGAACATTTCCTTCCGTGCAGATTTCCCCAATCCGAATGGCCTGTTGAGACATGGTCAGACCGGGAACATTTTGCTCAGTCGCGTTATCAAGGACGCGATCGTGATCCCTCAGCGGGCAACTTATGAAATTCTCGCCAAGAAATACGCTTATGTTGTTGGAAAAGATGATCTCAAGGAACACATGGCAAAAGCTGAGAATCATACAGCAAATCATGAGGCGAAAGGGCACGCTGAGCACGGAGAAAAACATGCTGCAAAGAATGCCGAAAAGCATGAAGTGAAACATGCGGAGAAACATCCCGGAAAACATGAAGGTGAGCATGCCGGCGAACATGGTATCGTGCATCAGCGTGAAATCGTAATCTTAAAAGAGCAAGACGACATATTCCTTGTTAAAGAAGGTCTCGACGTGAACGACAAGATCATTCTTGAGGGGATCCAACAGGTTCGCGATGGAGAGCAGGTGAAATACGAGTACCTGGCTCCCGAAAAAGCTCTTGCTGTTGAGAATCTGAAATTCGCCGCTGAATAG
- a CDS encoding outer membrane protein assembly factor BamB family protein, translating to MALLHLRSLFPTVCLLAVMMTSASLVTAEEPHWNQFRGPHADGTSQATGLPTTWSEKENIVWKTPVHGRSWSSPVVWKDQVWVTTSTKDGKELGVVCVDFKTGKILHDKKIFDVEKPQYIDPSNSHASSTPIIEDGRIYVHYGAYGTACLDTKTAKVLWERRDYPCNHWRGAGSSPIIYQNLLILQYDGYDYQYIVALNKETGKEVWKKDRDIEYGTKNGDSKKAFATPRVIEYEGRVQLISPAAKATISYNPLTGDEYWKFYYPQHSAANRPLFDGEKIYVGTGFGKAHLYAVNPGGNGNVTDSHVKWIEQKGIPSKPSQLLIDGLLFMIDDKGIATCLDAETGDEVWKERMDRSSFSASPIYADGKIYAPDREGVTRVFIPGKEYKELAANKLDEGCVASLAVAGKSLILRTEHFLYRIEDQSAQ from the coding sequence ATGGCCCTGCTCCACTTACGATCTCTGTTCCCTACTGTCTGTCTCCTGGCTGTGATGATGACGTCAGCATCATTGGTAACAGCAGAAGAACCACACTGGAATCAGTTCCGTGGCCCACACGCCGATGGCACATCGCAGGCAACCGGATTGCCAACCACCTGGAGTGAGAAAGAAAATATCGTCTGGAAAACTCCGGTGCACGGGCGATCCTGGTCCTCTCCTGTGGTCTGGAAGGACCAGGTATGGGTCACCACTTCAACCAAGGATGGTAAAGAGCTGGGTGTCGTTTGCGTCGATTTCAAGACCGGAAAGATTCTGCATGACAAGAAAATTTTTGATGTCGAAAAGCCCCAGTATATTGATCCCAGTAATTCACACGCCTCGAGTACACCGATCATTGAAGATGGTCGGATCTATGTGCATTACGGCGCGTATGGTACAGCGTGTCTGGATACGAAGACCGCGAAAGTTTTATGGGAAAGACGCGATTATCCCTGCAATCACTGGCGGGGCGCTGGTTCGTCACCCATCATTTATCAGAACCTGCTGATCCTGCAATATGATGGTTACGACTACCAGTACATTGTCGCGTTGAACAAAGAGACGGGAAAAGAAGTCTGGAAAAAAGACCGGGACATTGAGTACGGTACAAAGAATGGCGACTCCAAAAAAGCATTTGCCACTCCTCGTGTGATTGAATATGAAGGACGCGTGCAGCTGATCAGCCCTGCAGCGAAAGCAACCATCTCCTACAACCCGCTGACAGGAGATGAATACTGGAAGTTTTATTACCCGCAGCATTCCGCTGCCAATCGTCCGTTGTTTGATGGGGAGAAGATTTATGTCGGCACCGGGTTCGGTAAAGCCCATCTGTATGCAGTCAACCCGGGTGGCAACGGAAACGTGACGGACTCGCATGTGAAGTGGATCGAACAGAAAGGCATCCCTTCCAAGCCTTCACAACTACTGATTGACGGTCTGTTGTTCATGATCGATGACAAGGGAATCGCGACCTGCCTGGATGCAGAGACAGGAGATGAGGTCTGGAAAGAACGCATGGACCGCAGTTCGTTTTCCGCGTCTCCCATTTATGCAGACGGTAAGATCTACGCACCGGATCGCGAAGGCGTGACGCGGGTATTCATCCCCGGGAAAGAATACAAGGAACTGGCCGCCAATAAGCTGGACGAAGGCTGTGTCGCTTCACTGGCTGTGGCAGGCAAGTCGCTGATTCTGCGAACTGAGCATTTCCTGTATCGAATCGAAGATCAGTCAGCACAGTAG
- a CDS encoding LamG domain-containing protein, which produces MNQKPTPDNQTILLIDAFLQGTISDEQQAELEQLLTSDPEQRQLYIDYMQVHNGLSTWANETTEPADWIPHSVSEAHPSRLRSPRFLLMLFSSLIAASLLLSLAYYVGWNTRPNSSPVIAESPIDQPADETSQPQTDHIALLTQAVGVEWDTNRNLQAGAGLSAGWLKLKQGTIQVELISGASILIEGPAAVNLISPLKAFCQFGKVRASVPEQAHGFTMETSKLNVVDLGTEFTLSLDQSGSGQVQVIDGKVELHSTDSQTTPANIQSLTTGEGVQFDQQGTVDLLKEAILPLINPEELSQLVEQQQARQFQRWQKQNATLKTDPSIIAYYDFEETSNWLRTLNNKSRQKPSSSTNGAIVGCQWTSGRWPQKRGLEFKRTSDRVRTHIPGEYQSLTFMAWVRIEGFDRWLSSLMLTDGYNPGNPHWQLSDKGEMILGVKTGPGKNYFSPVVLQPTDLGRWIFLVTVYDHQKREVVHYLDGVAVSHHTIDTPIPLVIGPAEIGNWRPQEHTDTHSIRSLNGRLDEFALFGRALSPDEILQLYQSGKPNS; this is translated from the coding sequence ATGAACCAGAAACCCACACCTGACAACCAGACAATTCTCTTGATTGACGCCTTCCTGCAGGGCACGATCAGCGATGAGCAACAGGCAGAACTGGAACAGCTGCTTACCTCTGATCCTGAACAGCGTCAGCTGTATATCGACTACATGCAGGTGCATAACGGCCTCTCCACCTGGGCAAACGAAACAACAGAACCTGCAGATTGGATTCCTCACTCTGTATCAGAAGCTCATCCATCCCGTCTGAGATCCCCCCGTTTTCTACTGATGCTGTTCTCTTCACTGATCGCTGCATCGCTCCTGCTCTCACTGGCTTACTATGTCGGGTGGAATACTCGACCAAATTCTTCGCCTGTGATTGCAGAATCACCAATTGATCAACCAGCCGACGAAACCTCTCAACCCCAGACGGACCATATTGCCCTGCTAACACAAGCAGTCGGCGTCGAATGGGATACCAACCGTAATCTGCAGGCCGGTGCCGGCCTTTCTGCCGGCTGGCTGAAACTGAAACAGGGTACGATTCAGGTTGAACTGATCAGTGGTGCTTCGATTCTCATCGAAGGCCCGGCTGCGGTAAATCTCATCTCACCACTTAAAGCATTCTGCCAATTTGGAAAAGTACGCGCCTCTGTCCCCGAACAGGCACACGGCTTCACGATGGAAACTTCCAAGTTGAACGTCGTCGATCTGGGAACAGAATTTACCCTCTCACTGGATCAGTCCGGCAGTGGTCAGGTTCAAGTCATCGACGGCAAGGTAGAACTTCATTCGACTGACAGTCAGACAACACCAGCAAACATTCAAAGTTTAACCACCGGCGAAGGTGTGCAGTTCGATCAGCAAGGCACGGTTGATCTTCTCAAAGAAGCCATCCTGCCTTTAATCAACCCGGAAGAACTGTCACAACTGGTTGAACAGCAGCAGGCACGGCAGTTCCAGCGCTGGCAGAAACAGAATGCCACTCTGAAGACCGATCCTTCGATCATCGCCTATTACGATTTTGAAGAGACATCCAACTGGCTGCGTACGCTCAATAACAAAAGCCGGCAAAAACCTTCATCGTCTACCAATGGAGCCATCGTCGGCTGTCAGTGGACTTCGGGACGCTGGCCACAAAAACGCGGTCTGGAATTTAAACGGACCAGCGACCGGGTACGAACTCACATTCCCGGAGAATACCAGTCGCTGACCTTCATGGCCTGGGTCCGCATTGAAGGCTTCGATCGCTGGCTCAGTTCATTAATGCTGACGGACGGATACAATCCCGGCAACCCACACTGGCAGCTCAGCGACAAAGGCGAAATGATCCTGGGAGTCAAAACCGGCCCCGGCAAGAACTACTTCTCTCCCGTCGTGCTGCAGCCTACTGATTTGGGACGCTGGATCTTTCTGGTGACCGTTTATGACCACCAGAAACGGGAAGTCGTACATTACCTGGATGGCGTGGCAGTCAGTCATCACACAATTGATACCCCGATCCCTCTGGTGATTGGCCCTGCGGAAATCGGCAACTGGCGACCGCAAGAACATACGGACACACATTCCATCCGTAGCTTAAACGGACGTCTGGATGAATTCGCTTTGTTCGGTCGCGCGTTATCTCCTGACGAAATATTGCAGTTGTACCAGTCGGGAAAACCGAATTCCTGA
- a CDS encoding phytoene desaturase family protein, whose protein sequence is MTYDSIIIGAGLSGLAAGIRLAYYGKQVCILERHTTIGGLNSFYRLRGRNHDVGLHAVTNYSPPGGKRGPLNKILRQLRFSWEDFDLSPQFGSSVVFPGHTLRFNNEFAYFEAEIATQFPSQVDGFRRLVAEIDTHNIGDLGQTWISARARMAEHISDPLLINMLLCPLMFYGSPSEHDMDFNQFVIMFRSIYQEGFARPYKGVRLILKNLVKKFKSLGGELKLRAGVQQLVTDGKHVSGVVLDDGQVLEAKNVLSSAGSAETLQMCGAEIPVDDRFTPGEISFVETISVLDQQPAEFGHNETIVFYNDSEDFYYEQSKNPVDVRSGIICSPNNFEYDQPLEEGSIRITALANPSYWMNLPEEKYIEAKKYWYDQILESSMRFIPDFRSHVIDVDTFTPRTIKKFTGHINGCVYGAPQKILDGTTPFDNLFLCGTDQGFLGIIGSMLSGISIANLHLLNTR, encoded by the coding sequence ATGACCTACGATTCAATCATTATCGGTGCCGGCCTGTCTGGGCTGGCCGCTGGAATCCGGCTGGCTTATTATGGGAAGCAGGTCTGCATTCTGGAGAGGCACACTACGATTGGTGGCCTGAATTCCTTTTATCGACTGCGCGGCCGTAATCATGATGTCGGCCTGCATGCGGTAACTAATTACTCGCCTCCCGGCGGGAAACGCGGACCGCTGAATAAGATTCTCAGGCAGCTCCGTTTCAGCTGGGAAGACTTTGATCTCAGTCCCCAGTTCGGTTCGTCGGTCGTTTTTCCCGGACACACTCTGCGGTTCAATAACGAGTTCGCATACTTCGAAGCTGAAATTGCAACGCAGTTTCCGAGTCAGGTTGACGGCTTTCGCCGTCTCGTTGCTGAGATCGACACCCATAACATTGGCGATTTGGGACAGACCTGGATTTCCGCCCGGGCCCGGATGGCAGAACATATCTCTGATCCACTGTTAATCAACATGCTGCTCTGCCCGCTGATGTTTTATGGCAGCCCGTCAGAGCATGACATGGATTTCAATCAGTTCGTGATCATGTTCCGCAGCATCTATCAGGAAGGCTTTGCCCGTCCCTACAAAGGTGTGCGGTTGATTCTGAAAAACCTGGTGAAAAAATTCAAATCGCTGGGAGGCGAACTTAAATTACGAGCAGGAGTACAGCAGCTTGTCACTGATGGCAAGCACGTTTCAGGCGTGGTACTCGACGATGGGCAGGTCCTTGAGGCAAAAAACGTGCTGTCTTCGGCGGGATCGGCAGAAACGCTGCAAATGTGCGGGGCAGAGATTCCTGTGGATGATCGATTTACGCCCGGGGAAATTTCATTTGTTGAAACCATTTCTGTTCTCGATCAGCAACCGGCAGAGTTCGGCCACAACGAGACGATCGTGTTCTATAACGATTCTGAAGACTTTTACTACGAACAGTCAAAAAATCCGGTCGATGTTCGCAGCGGAATTATCTGCTCACCCAATAATTTTGAATACGATCAACCGCTGGAAGAGGGTTCGATCCGTATTACCGCGTTGGCGAATCCGAGTTACTGGATGAATCTTCCGGAAGAAAAATATATCGAAGCCAAAAAGTACTGGTACGATCAGATCCTGGAATCCTCAATGCGATTTATTCCTGACTTCCGTTCGCATGTGATCGACGTTGATACCTTTACTCCGCGAACCATCAAAAAATTCACCGGGCACATTAATGGGTGTGTTTACGGAGCCCCACAGAAAATCCTGGATGGCACGACTCCCTTTGATAATCTCTTCCTCTGCGGTACGGATCAGGGGTTTCTGGGAATCATTGGTTCAATGCTCTCTGGAATCAGTATTGCGAACCTGCATTTACTGAACACCAGGTAA
- a CDS encoding FxsA family protein, giving the protein MLFRLFLLFTIIPLAELWLLLWFSSLTSPVVTFGLVVVTGILGAWLARKQGSQAWRKIQQHMVQGQPPTSALLDGLMILIAGAFLITPGIMTDMVGFALLIPPVREILKVRVGEWLKQRALLQVRSQNTFYTSGTHFQDFQQSTGPSQTAAEEDIIDVEFTRKDSSEPE; this is encoded by the coding sequence GTGCTGTTTCGACTGTTTCTTCTGTTCACGATTATCCCTCTCGCCGAGCTGTGGCTGCTGCTCTGGTTCAGTTCGCTGACCAGTCCAGTAGTAACCTTTGGCCTGGTTGTGGTGACGGGAATTCTGGGCGCCTGGCTGGCGCGGAAACAGGGGTCGCAGGCCTGGCGGAAAATTCAACAGCATATGGTACAAGGACAGCCTCCTACCAGCGCGCTGCTGGACGGACTGATGATTCTTATTGCCGGTGCGTTTCTCATCACGCCAGGCATCATGACTGACATGGTCGGTTTTGCCCTGCTGATTCCTCCCGTTCGCGAAATACTGAAAGTCCGGGTCGGAGAATGGCTCAAACAACGGGCACTGTTACAGGTCCGTTCGCAGAATACTTTTTATACCAGTGGAACCCATTTTCAGGATTTTCAGCAATCGACGGGTCCCAGTCAGACTGCCGCAGAAGAAGATATCATCGATGTGGAGTTCACTCGTAAAGATTCTTCAGAACCAGAATAA
- a CDS encoding phytoene desaturase family protein, whose translation MAKDFLKDTQDEYDVIVIGSGLAGMTSANILARQGYSVLLLEHHYQLGGMATWFKRQNGHIFDISLHGFPYGMLKSCRKYWTQEIADSIVPLRGVRFENPQFSLETTFTREDFTQLLIEKFGIEPETVKNFFDTARKMNFFDDQGKTTRELFEEFFPGRDDVVRLLMEPISYANGSTLEDPAITYGIVFSNFMQKGVYTFRGGTDRLVKLIKAEMEKNGVDVRIRSQVEKIEITPDRRVTGVVVNGKRIGCKAIMSNSNIKGTILNLVGEEHFDPEFIEETKAVRLNNSSTQVYIALKPGDELNFCGDLLFHSEHNGFDIKAMLSKEVSSRTFSFYYPETRPGSDRSLIVSSTNANFSDWADLPEAQYEADKKHLIETTLDCLEQYVPNVRDRVDHLEASTPRTFQRYTQHLQGASFGTKFEGLKVSKELPEQIEGLYHAGSVGIIMSGWLGAVNYGVIVSNDVDKYLTPAAARI comes from the coding sequence ATGGCCAAAGATTTTCTGAAAGACACTCAAGACGAATATGATGTCATTGTGATCGGCAGTGGTCTGGCAGGCATGACCTCTGCCAACATCCTCGCCCGCCAGGGATATTCTGTACTGCTCCTCGAACATCATTACCAGTTGGGCGGAATGGCTACCTGGTTCAAACGCCAGAATGGTCATATCTTTGATATTTCTCTGCATGGCTTTCCGTATGGAATGCTCAAGAGCTGTCGAAAATACTGGACCCAGGAAATCGCCGATTCCATTGTGCCTCTGCGTGGTGTCCGTTTCGAAAATCCGCAGTTCTCACTCGAAACGACATTTACCCGAGAAGATTTCACGCAGCTGCTGATTGAAAAGTTCGGCATTGAACCTGAAACTGTCAAAAACTTTTTCGATACCGCCCGCAAGATGAATTTCTTCGATGATCAGGGTAAAACAACCCGTGAACTCTTCGAAGAATTCTTCCCTGGTCGCGACGATGTCGTCCGCCTGCTGATGGAGCCGATTTCCTATGCCAACGGATCCACGCTGGAAGATCCCGCGATCACTTATGGAATCGTGTTTTCCAACTTCATGCAGAAAGGCGTCTACACCTTCCGTGGTGGTACAGACCGTCTCGTAAAACTCATCAAAGCCGAAATGGAAAAGAACGGCGTTGATGTGCGAATTCGATCACAGGTAGAAAAAATCGAAATTACTCCTGATCGACGTGTGACCGGTGTTGTGGTTAATGGAAAACGAATCGGCTGCAAAGCGATCATGTCGAATTCGAACATCAAGGGTACAATTCTCAATCTGGTCGGCGAAGAACACTTCGATCCCGAATTCATCGAAGAGACCAAAGCCGTGCGACTGAATAACAGCAGCACCCAGGTTTATATCGCCCTCAAACCGGGTGATGAGCTCAATTTCTGCGGTGACCTGCTGTTCCATTCCGAGCATAACGGCTTCGATATCAAGGCGATGCTCAGTAAAGAAGTCAGCAGTCGTACGTTTTCATTCTACTATCCGGAAACGCGTCCCGGCAGCGATCGTTCTTTGATCGTCTCTTCCACCAACGCGAACTTCAGTGACTGGGCCGACCTCCCGGAAGCACAGTACGAAGCCGACAAGAAGCATCTGATCGAAACCACGCTTGACTGTCTCGAACAGTATGTACCCAATGTCCGTGACCGCGTGGATCATCTGGAAGCATCCACGCCGCGTACATTCCAGCGGTATACGCAGCATCTCCAGGGGGCTTCGTTTGGCACCAAGTTTGAAGGACTCAAAGTCAGCAAGGAACTGCCCGAGCAGATCGAAGGCCTGTATCACGCCGGTTCAGTGGGGATTATCATGTCTGGCTGGCTGGGGGCTGTGAATTACGGCGTGATCGTCAGTAACGATGTCGATAAATATCTGACTCCCGCTGCCGCCCGCATTTAA